A genome region from Vibrio tapetis subsp. tapetis includes the following:
- a CDS encoding APC family permease: MTKNQQKLGLWSIVLLGFNSIIGSGIFLLPASLYKFAGDWSVAIVFITGAIVATIALCFAEAASYFSKNGSAYVYTKEAFGNFAGFEVGFLKWFMQCIAWAVMAVAFKNIVSNTFGFADNLMLCNAIVAGIIIVLTGVNLLGVSAAKAVNNVSTIAKMLPLVFLIVVGIWYITPENIIPNSNPQPTYALGTETIISALILAFYSFTGFETFGTAAEDMENPKKNLPRAICLSLGIVMMFYGLVMAVTVGVLGESVADSGTPLADAARVVSGEFGFWLITIGSIISIAGINVAASFHIPRALLPLADDKMIPAIFGKKTAKGVPAVAIIVSGLVTVPIALSGSFAELAMLSVVARFAQYIPTCISVLIFRKRFANSKEAQSSFRAPFGPVLPVAAVFTCLALLLDQDFSRILIGLAFMALISPLYFITKKKSQQPVKSET, from the coding sequence ATGACCAAGAATCAACAAAAGTTAGGCCTTTGGTCTATCGTCCTTTTAGGATTCAACTCGATAATAGGATCGGGTATTTTCCTTCTTCCTGCGTCGTTGTATAAGTTTGCTGGCGATTGGTCTGTCGCCATTGTATTCATTACCGGCGCTATCGTTGCCACCATCGCTTTATGTTTTGCAGAAGCGGCCAGTTACTTCAGTAAAAATGGTTCGGCTTATGTTTACACTAAAGAAGCATTCGGTAATTTTGCCGGATTTGAAGTTGGCTTTCTCAAATGGTTTATGCAATGCATCGCTTGGGCAGTAATGGCCGTTGCGTTTAAAAACATTGTTTCTAATACCTTTGGTTTTGCTGACAATCTGATGCTGTGCAATGCAATTGTTGCCGGTATCATCATAGTGCTCACTGGTGTTAATTTACTAGGGGTAAGTGCAGCAAAAGCCGTCAACAATGTTTCTACCATCGCAAAAATGCTGCCGTTGGTGTTCTTAATTGTCGTTGGCATTTGGTACATTACACCAGAAAACATTATTCCTAATTCAAACCCACAACCTACTTATGCGTTGGGTACTGAAACCATTATCTCTGCACTTATTCTTGCGTTTTACTCGTTCACAGGGTTTGAAACCTTCGGAACTGCTGCAGAAGATATGGAGAACCCGAAGAAGAACTTGCCACGCGCTATTTGCTTGTCTCTTGGCATTGTAATGATGTTCTATGGGCTAGTCATGGCAGTAACCGTTGGTGTACTTGGAGAGTCTGTTGCGGATTCTGGAACCCCTCTTGCCGATGCTGCTCGAGTTGTGTCAGGAGAATTTGGTTTCTGGCTCATCACGATAGGCTCGATCATATCAATTGCTGGCATTAACGTGGCTGCGTCATTCCATATTCCACGTGCGTTACTACCACTAGCTGATGACAAAATGATCCCTGCGATATTTGGTAAGAAAACAGCAAAAGGTGTTCCAGCTGTCGCTATTATTGTTTCTGGTCTCGTTACTGTACCTATTGCGTTAAGTGGTTCATTTGCAGAACTGGCCATGCTTTCTGTTGTTGCTCGTTTTGCTCAATACATTCCAACTTGTATCAGTGTTCTGATCTTCCGTAAGCGTTTTGCTAACAGCAAAGAGGCTCAATCATCATTTAGAGCGCCTTTTGGCCCTGTATTGCCTGTAGCGGCTGTCTTCACCTGCCTTGCTTTGCTGCTAGATCAGGATTTCTCCAGAATTCTTATCGGCCTTGCCTTTATGGCTTTGATTTCTCCGTTGTATTTCATTACGAAGAAAAAATCACAGCAACCCGTTAAATCTGAAACTTAA
- a CDS encoding M20 metallopeptidase family protein, whose product MLTKTLVTQIDSTLLQHAIVWRRELHQIPELKFDLFKTQQYITNLLKTWNLEYDLSFGTTGIVATIKGKQQGKTIAFRCDMDALPMNDDSGKVWQSTHQGIAHACGHDGHMAITLAAVAHLAKYNDFNGTVKILFQPNEETGQGAKAMMKDGLYQSHPYSELYGFHNMPRLEDQTLQVRRGATTGAGECYTLSVVGKSGHSSVPHKCINPIIVASEIITEWEAITSEINSKDMAVIATCKLNSGTTMNGIPEMALAGGTMRYFEAHIADYMRERMHAIAELICEKYNASYDLLFEVLCPATINTVEHTNCVIECGKKVYGETNVIDDVPASAGGEDMQFFVTDGVKGVCWFMLGTKGTNLHTSSFDFDDTSIQNAASMLINIVYQRLSN is encoded by the coding sequence ATGCTTACTAAAACTCTTGTCACCCAGATTGATAGCACTCTGCTTCAACATGCGATTGTGTGGAGAAGAGAGCTGCATCAGATCCCTGAGCTGAAATTTGATTTATTTAAAACCCAGCAGTATATAACCAACTTGCTAAAAACTTGGAACTTAGAATACGACCTAAGTTTTGGTACAACAGGAATTGTTGCCACTATTAAAGGCAAGCAACAAGGCAAAACCATCGCTTTTCGTTGCGATATGGATGCGCTGCCAATGAATGATGATTCAGGTAAAGTGTGGCAATCAACACACCAAGGTATCGCCCATGCCTGCGGCCACGATGGCCATATGGCAATCACACTTGCGGCGGTTGCTCATTTAGCAAAATACAACGACTTCAATGGCACGGTAAAAATCCTTTTCCAGCCAAACGAAGAAACGGGACAAGGTGCGAAAGCGATGATGAAGGATGGTTTGTATCAATCGCATCCGTACTCAGAATTGTATGGATTTCACAACATGCCGCGCTTGGAGGATCAAACTTTGCAAGTTCGTCGCGGTGCGACCACAGGCGCAGGAGAGTGCTATACCCTATCGGTTGTGGGAAAAAGTGGTCATAGTTCAGTTCCTCACAAGTGCATCAACCCTATCATCGTCGCCAGCGAAATCATCACTGAATGGGAAGCCATCACTAGCGAAATAAACAGCAAAGACATGGCGGTAATTGCAACTTGTAAGCTTAATTCTGGAACCACAATGAATGGCATCCCTGAAATGGCTTTGGCTGGCGGCACTATGCGCTACTTTGAAGCGCATATTGCTGATTACATGCGTGAAAGAATGCATGCGATAGCGGAGCTAATTTGCGAAAAATACAACGCAAGCTACGATCTTCTTTTCGAAGTGCTTTGCCCTGCGACCATTAATACGGTTGAACATACTAACTGCGTCATCGAATGTGGCAAGAAAGTCTATGGCGAAACCAATGTTATTGACGATGTTCCAGCCTCTGCTGGAGGTGAAGATATGCAGTTCTTTGTCACCGACGGCGTGAAGGGGGTTTGTTGGTTTATGCTTGGCACCAAAGGGACTAACTTACATACATCTAGCTTCGATTTTGATGATACTAGCATTCAAAACGCGGCATCCATGCTTATCAATATTGTCTATCAACGACTTTCTAACTAA
- a CDS encoding Rid family detoxifying hydrolase encodes MKKTILTAPSAPAAIGPYAHGNAFEGLIFTSGQLPVDGETSKVVEGGITEQSQKSLENLVAVLEAGGGNVDTVLKTTCYLANISDFVAFNAVYAEVFKTDCPARSCFAVKDLPMGVLVEVEAIAHKA; translated from the coding sequence ATGAAAAAAACAATCTTAACTGCACCGTCTGCCCCTGCTGCAATCGGTCCGTATGCTCACGGCAATGCGTTTGAAGGCCTGATCTTTACTTCGGGGCAACTGCCCGTTGATGGTGAAACTTCTAAGGTTGTAGAAGGCGGCATCACTGAGCAGTCTCAAAAATCGCTTGAGAACCTTGTCGCGGTTCTTGAAGCCGGTGGTGGCAACGTGGACACGGTACTTAAAACAACGTGTTACTTAGCAAATATTAGCGATTTCGTGGCATTTAATGCAGTCTATGCGGAGGTATTTAAGACAGATTGCCCTGCTAGAAGTTGCTTCGCTGTTAAAGATTTGCCAATGGGCGTGCTTGTTGAAGTAGAAGCCATTGCCCATAAAGCATAA
- a CDS encoding Crp/Fnr family transcriptional regulator, which yields MPCSIISLLNADQKEKLFESKVSIRCVAGEQLFNKGDNATTMYLVEKGKVTLYQLMPNGDEKLFKVFLAGELIAEMAMFMEPRKYPMSARVEQDTDLLGFGYEDVLSVFSGSPEVSLKVMNYMSNKICHLMSTLNILTQVNANQRLVMKLAELYRAQVATQGKVSLPVTKKLLATQLGMTPETLSRAIKKLKNDGYIIESGNQMTLPDIPSLCRSVDLTSEIFRH from the coding sequence ATGCCGTGCTCCATAATTTCTTTGTTAAATGCCGATCAGAAAGAAAAACTGTTTGAGTCGAAAGTGTCGATCCGATGTGTTGCGGGTGAACAACTATTCAATAAAGGGGATAACGCGACGACCATGTATCTGGTCGAAAAAGGAAAAGTCACGCTTTATCAGCTGATGCCAAATGGCGATGAAAAACTGTTTAAAGTCTTCTTAGCTGGGGAGTTGATTGCTGAAATGGCCATGTTTATGGAGCCAAGAAAGTACCCTATGAGTGCTCGTGTCGAGCAAGATACCGACTTACTCGGCTTTGGTTACGAAGACGTTCTGAGTGTTTTCTCCGGCTCTCCTGAGGTCTCTTTGAAAGTCATGAATTACATGAGTAATAAGATCTGTCACTTAATGAGTACGTTGAACATATTAACTCAGGTGAACGCGAACCAGAGGTTGGTGATGAAGTTGGCGGAGCTATATCGTGCTCAAGTGGCAACCCAAGGTAAAGTGTCTTTGCCTGTAACAAAAAAGCTATTAGCTACTCAGTTAGGCATGACGCCAGAAACGCTTTCTAGGGCCATAAAAAAACTCAAAAATGATGGCTATATTATAGAGTCTGGCAATCAAATGACTTTACCGGATATTCCATCGCTGTGCCGTTCTGTGGACTTAACGTCGGAGATCTTTCGTCATTGA
- a CDS encoding class I SAM-dependent methyltransferase, with product MPENLAMPNETRETSKTPGHWVLAQLGKKVLRPGGKDLTLKMLSNLAITRADNVVEFAPGMGYTARLCLAKSPNTYTAIEQNEQAANIVRSYLTGKEQICHVGSAQETGLEHAQATVVYGEAMLTMQSDAKKNDIVAEAARILANGGRYGIHELCISPDGIDDHQKRAIQKDISETIQHPAKPLTPSEWKHLMEANGFEIEFEAVSPMHLLEPKRMIDDEGLFGFLKIVKNLLTKPEARKRVLGMRSVFRKHKDNLSAITLVAKKVK from the coding sequence ATGCCTGAAAATCTTGCAATGCCAAATGAAACGAGAGAAACATCAAAAACCCCGGGCCACTGGGTTCTCGCTCAATTGGGTAAGAAAGTACTTCGCCCCGGTGGCAAAGACCTTACCTTGAAAATGCTGAGCAACTTAGCGATTACTCGCGCCGATAACGTTGTAGAGTTTGCTCCAGGGATGGGATACACCGCACGCTTGTGTTTAGCGAAATCTCCGAATACCTATACTGCAATTGAGCAAAACGAACAGGCCGCCAATATTGTCCGCTCTTACCTGACTGGCAAAGAACAAATTTGCCATGTCGGCAGTGCTCAAGAAACTGGCTTAGAACACGCGCAAGCAACCGTCGTTTATGGTGAAGCCATGCTCACCATGCAGTCAGACGCCAAGAAAAATGACATCGTGGCAGAAGCGGCTCGCATCTTAGCCAATGGCGGCCGATATGGCATTCATGAACTGTGTATTTCCCCTGATGGCATCGATGACCATCAAAAGCGTGCCATTCAAAAAGACATTTCTGAAACCATTCAACACCCAGCCAAACCACTAACCCCTAGCGAGTGGAAACACTTAATGGAGGCTAATGGTTTTGAAATTGAGTTTGAAGCGGTCTCTCCAATGCACTTACTTGAGCCAAAGCGCATGATTGATGATGAAGGCCTGTTCGGTTTCTTAAAGATCGTTAAAAACCTACTCACTAAGCCAGAAGCAAGAAAACGCGTACTCGGGATGCGGTCAGTGTTTCGTAAACACAAAGACAACCTATCGGCCATCACGCTTGTAGCAAAAAAGGTTAAGTAG
- a CDS encoding cupin domain-containing protein translates to MFEYTLYEDLADQVDIPKAGITSCPVYKSKRLRGVIFGFAEGEEMSEHTAAVPAIAQILEGECTFTFEEESKELKAGAWVHMDAHLPHSITAKTSLKLMLYLLREPK, encoded by the coding sequence ATGTTTGAATACACTCTATATGAAGACCTAGCCGATCAGGTTGATATTCCAAAAGCGGGTATCACCAGTTGCCCAGTGTACAAAAGTAAACGTCTACGAGGTGTCATTTTCGGCTTCGCTGAGGGCGAGGAGATGTCTGAACACACGGCTGCTGTCCCTGCTATTGCGCAAATATTGGAAGGGGAGTGCACCTTTACTTTTGAAGAAGAATCGAAAGAATTGAAGGCTGGCGCGTGGGTTCACATGGATGCCCACCTCCCCCACAGCATTACCGCCAAAACCTCGCTTAAACTAATGCTGTATTTATTAAGAGAACCCAAATAG
- a CDS encoding NnrS family protein, whose translation MPLRANWADFDSELYRCGFRPFFLLTSVYATLLFGFGDLWLSIANTPLSGQALPIESVDIWFVHELVFGVGMCGLSGFLLTAFPAWTGSNKVESKKLGMLVVSWMLARISAWLLPIAGEWPLVMTNLLFITLLLKFLAPSIVERKHRKHRIFYYQLCLLTSVVFIGYYFWLTGNLATTLTLMDTSVGLLIVLLLTVLSRMSMVIVNHAIRRYQVPDVCHVAKPTRRNFAISIILGYLAVNIAMGGGSISGWLALASAAAVLNILNDWHLPKVWRDVYVQLGYSLYILIAVGFSVIGVNAILGQTENMTAMSHVFSGVMSAALLLIMLVVGQKHTGHQLSYSPSIKLMMMLVVLPLVAQFVDLFGLDISFGKSDDIAMVMSFVIYFIVFRSTLASTRIDGKEG comes from the coding sequence ATGCCACTTCGCGCTAACTGGGCCGATTTTGATTCTGAGCTTTATCGCTGTGGATTTCGACCTTTTTTTCTTCTTACCTCGGTTTACGCAACGCTACTTTTTGGGTTTGGTGATCTTTGGTTATCCATAGCCAACACGCCTTTAAGTGGTCAAGCTTTGCCCATAGAGAGCGTAGACATCTGGTTTGTGCATGAGCTGGTTTTCGGGGTAGGGATGTGCGGTTTGTCTGGATTCTTATTAACGGCTTTTCCTGCTTGGACCGGATCAAACAAGGTCGAGTCAAAAAAACTCGGCATGCTGGTGGTAAGCTGGATGTTGGCGCGGATCTCAGCATGGTTATTGCCCATTGCTGGGGAATGGCCTCTTGTGATGACAAACCTACTGTTCATCACGTTGCTACTCAAGTTTTTAGCACCATCGATTGTAGAAAGGAAGCATCGCAAGCATAGGATCTTTTACTATCAACTTTGTTTGCTGACCTCGGTTGTGTTTATCGGTTATTACTTTTGGTTAACGGGTAACTTGGCCACCACTCTGACGTTAATGGATACCAGTGTGGGCTTACTTATTGTTTTGCTTTTGACGGTGCTGAGCAGGATGTCGATGGTGATAGTGAACCATGCAATCCGTCGATATCAAGTTCCTGATGTCTGTCATGTAGCGAAACCGACCAGACGCAACTTTGCCATTTCAATTATCTTAGGTTATTTGGCCGTGAATATCGCTATGGGTGGCGGTTCAATTTCGGGTTGGCTGGCGTTGGCTTCAGCGGCGGCGGTTTTGAATATCCTTAATGATTGGCACTTGCCCAAAGTATGGCGTGACGTTTATGTCCAACTTGGGTACAGCCTCTATATTTTGATCGCCGTTGGATTTTCTGTGATCGGTGTAAATGCCATTTTGGGCCAGACAGAAAATATGACGGCCATGAGTCATGTATTTTCAGGTGTCATGAGCGCAGCGTTACTGTTAATTATGCTGGTCGTTGGACAAAAGCATACAGGACATCAACTGAGCTACAGCCCTAGCATTAAGCTCATGATGATGCTTGTAGTATTGCCTTTAGTCGCCCAGTTTGTAGATCTTTTTGGGTTGGATATATCATTTGGCAAAAGTGATGACATTGCCATGGTAATGAGTTTTGTTATTTACTTCATTGTCTTTCGAAGCACTTTGGCATCCACAAGAATTGATGGGAAAGAAGGGTAA
- a CDS encoding ABC transporter ATP-binding protein, translating into MNRTKKLSVNQLSYAFDGKPVLEDMSLELEQGKVLAIVGRSGCGKTTLLNLIANLLEDENHSIISSFESTAVLFQDPRLLPWKNCKDNISWGMKAQGVARGERETAAIKLASEVGLHDEDLAKYPHELSGGMKQRVAMARSFAVKPELLLLDEPFSALDIGLKEDLYDLLISEIEHRGLTVLFITHDIMEAIRLADEVMVLTDKPGRLAHRHVIDRPRKQRDQDYLYGSALNLLKIDSVKSAFQTGESYATSR; encoded by the coding sequence GTGAATCGGACTAAAAAGTTGAGCGTAAACCAGCTAAGTTATGCGTTTGATGGCAAGCCAGTACTCGAAGATATGAGTCTTGAACTGGAACAAGGCAAGGTGCTTGCGATCGTGGGCCGCTCTGGTTGCGGAAAAACCACGTTATTAAACCTAATAGCCAACTTACTTGAAGATGAAAACCATAGCATTATCAGCAGCTTTGAGAGCACTGCTGTGCTTTTTCAAGACCCTAGACTATTGCCGTGGAAAAACTGCAAAGACAACATTAGTTGGGGGATGAAAGCGCAAGGTGTCGCTCGTGGTGAACGAGAAACAGCCGCAATTAAATTGGCAAGTGAGGTCGGGCTGCATGATGAAGATCTTGCCAAGTATCCTCATGAATTGAGCGGTGGGATGAAACAAAGGGTAGCGATGGCTCGTTCATTTGCTGTAAAGCCAGAGTTGCTTTTGCTTGATGAACCTTTTAGTGCGTTAGATATTGGCCTAAAAGAGGATCTTTATGATCTATTAATCTCTGAAATTGAACACAGGGGGCTCACGGTTCTCTTCATTACTCATGACATCATGGAGGCCATTCGGCTTGCGGATGAAGTGATGGTATTAACCGATAAGCCCGGTAGACTGGCTCATCGCCATGTTATTGACCGTCCAAGAAAGCAACGAGATCAGGATTATCTTTATGGCAGTGCTCTGAACCTTCTAAAAATAGATTCTGTAAAGTCTGCTTTTCAAACCGGAGAATCTTATGCCACTTCGCGCTAA
- a CDS encoding ABC transporter permease: MSRLIIWLKNSFHYVWSGFGALASILVFFAFWDYGNHVYGDFILPSPLASLTRLKELFVDGNAGEYLWVTTYRALVGFGLAITLGSLLGTLSGLSATLSMAVRPLVTILIGVPPIAWIVLALLWFGADDSTAIFTITVTALPITFAAGVQGARTLDKRLSEMAHSFGVSRWMLFYDVQFPHILSYLFPSWITALGTSWKVVVMAELLSSNSGVGAGLASARVNIDTAATMAWIVAIVSVLLIAEYAVFEPIKRKVEKWRESD; encoded by the coding sequence ATGAGTAGATTGATAATTTGGCTAAAAAATTCATTCCATTACGTTTGGAGTGGATTTGGCGCACTGGCCAGTATTCTGGTCTTCTTTGCTTTCTGGGACTATGGCAATCATGTTTATGGTGATTTTATATTGCCGTCTCCCTTAGCTTCTTTAACTCGGTTGAAGGAGCTATTCGTTGATGGTAATGCGGGCGAGTACTTGTGGGTAACGACTTATCGAGCGTTGGTGGGCTTTGGCTTAGCGATTACGTTGGGTAGCCTTTTGGGCACCTTGTCTGGGCTATCTGCAACGTTATCAATGGCGGTACGGCCATTGGTGACCATTTTGATAGGTGTCCCCCCAATCGCTTGGATCGTCCTTGCTTTGCTCTGGTTCGGTGCTGATGACAGCACCGCCATTTTCACTATTACTGTGACGGCACTGCCGATTACTTTTGCTGCTGGTGTTCAAGGAGCAAGAACGTTGGATAAACGGCTAAGCGAAATGGCACACAGCTTCGGCGTGTCTCGATGGATGCTGTTCTACGATGTGCAATTCCCTCATATTCTGTCTTATTTATTTCCCTCTTGGATTACGGCTTTAGGCACTTCTTGGAAAGTGGTTGTGATGGCCGAGCTGCTCTCTAGTAATAGCGGAGTCGGCGCTGGCCTCGCTTCTGCTAGGGTCAATATCGATACCGCCGCCACCATGGCATGGATTGTTGCCATCGTATCTGTGTTACTTATCGCGGAATACGCTGTATTTGAACCCATTAAACGTAAAGTGGAGAAATGGCGTGAATCGGACTAA
- a CDS encoding ABC transporter substrate-binding protein, whose amino-acid sequence MSKSRRAFLRDCGLVGATIAGSSMVPAIAFAEQSKKRKELTMYGPPVGPSVTLAHAAETDALSGLVENLNFNTYRDPDVLRTQFISGRWDLAGTPSYVAANLYNKGMKVRLMNIMTWGLLYIISADGSVKTIEELKGQDIVMPFKGDMPDLVFQHIAKEKGMEDGKDYRLNYVGTPFEGLQLLLSGRAKHAVLPEPAATAALLKGMKAAKKMNRAVSLQDAWGEVTGGAARIPQAGMMISEALLNEMPDLPDRLNASLARSTQWVVNNPTSAGRLGESYLSLKAPVIERSIPYSNFTLEKAKDIQPEIERFFSILAKSNPGIIGGRLPDDDFYLG is encoded by the coding sequence ATGAGCAAATCAAGAAGAGCTTTCCTACGTGATTGCGGATTAGTCGGGGCAACCATTGCTGGCAGTAGCATGGTGCCGGCAATAGCATTCGCCGAGCAAAGTAAAAAACGAAAAGAGCTGACCATGTATGGGCCTCCAGTTGGCCCGTCTGTCACGTTAGCACACGCAGCAGAAACCGATGCACTATCGGGCCTTGTAGAAAATTTGAACTTCAATACCTATCGAGATCCCGACGTACTAAGAACCCAGTTTATCTCTGGCCGTTGGGATTTGGCCGGAACGCCGAGTTATGTCGCGGCTAACTTATATAACAAGGGGATGAAAGTACGCCTCATGAACATTATGACATGGGGGCTGCTCTACATCATTTCAGCCGATGGATCAGTGAAAACGATCGAAGAGCTAAAAGGGCAAGATATTGTGATGCCATTTAAAGGAGATATGCCTGATCTGGTGTTTCAACACATTGCCAAGGAAAAAGGCATGGAGGATGGCAAAGATTATCGCTTGAACTACGTTGGAACGCCTTTTGAAGGCTTACAGTTGCTGCTTTCCGGTAGAGCGAAACACGCCGTGTTACCAGAACCGGCGGCAACGGCCGCATTATTGAAAGGCATGAAAGCGGCTAAAAAAATGAATCGTGCAGTGAGCCTTCAAGACGCGTGGGGAGAAGTCACAGGAGGCGCGGCTCGAATTCCGCAGGCTGGCATGATGATTTCAGAGGCATTACTCAACGAAATGCCAGACTTACCCGATCGATTGAATGCGTCACTAGCCCGTTCAACTCAATGGGTTGTCAATAATCCGACAAGTGCGGGGCGTTTAGGCGAGTCTTACTTGTCTTTAAAGGCGCCAGTGATTGAGCGTTCAATTCCCTATTCAAACTTTACCCTCGAAAAGGCGAAAGACATACAACCTGAAATTGAGCGTTTCTTTTCGATTCTTGCAAAATCCAACCCGGGGATCATCGGTGGTAGGTTGCCTGACGACGATTTTTATCTCGGTTGA
- a CDS encoding TonB-dependent receptor domain-containing protein, giving the protein MPYANGSVVIAEGFGVDPVNTDRQVGKLIWDEKFNGDVVEDMQLEIYSVSLERTADNYSLRDTQQPKQQRAEIDRTMTGLKAQTNLNAFDSKTNISVHYSDINHNAKRYGGPKTPGLAHVSAYQYPGVEMGEWLVAGTSRFDFAKDQTLSFGLNYKHVKADATKATLATSTPNSGNMSALDLYRYYYGDVDLYQSEGHASAKLQWDYDNQSDLAAYLSLANFARSPDTQERYFAAPSFVGVTGSPMGTSARAVGNPDINWEQHRRVEAGATQSSPMWVDYGRTRGHGLSWQWDAIAYYDDIKDFITRDRARGQTDTGAADYARIWRNVDATMSGVDIDLKANLTKKLASRLALNFTDGKNTSDDRALYYVAPFEANLFFDYFDYLNTGGTWNLGTQIRYVAAQNDVDDDPTSGSGFDAGETDAFTVINLYASAQVSDRVGVKIGVNNLTNKSYTDSMAKFSLEGNRVLVEAPERHFYAAVTANF; this is encoded by the coding sequence GTGCCCTATGCCAATGGTTCTGTTGTGATCGCAGAAGGGTTTGGTGTCGACCCAGTAAACACCGACCGACAGGTTGGCAAGCTTATCTGGGACGAAAAATTCAATGGCGACGTCGTAGAAGACATGCAATTGGAGATCTATTCGGTGTCGCTAGAGCGGACCGCGGATAACTACAGCTTGAGAGACACTCAACAGCCAAAACAGCAAAGAGCGGAAATCGATAGAACGATGACCGGGCTGAAAGCGCAAACCAATTTGAATGCTTTTGATAGTAAAACCAACATCAGTGTCCACTATTCCGATATTAACCATAATGCCAAACGCTACGGTGGGCCAAAAACGCCTGGGTTGGCTCACGTTTCCGCTTATCAGTACCCTGGTGTTGAAATGGGTGAGTGGCTAGTCGCAGGAACATCAAGGTTTGATTTCGCTAAGGATCAAACGCTCTCTTTTGGCTTGAATTACAAGCACGTTAAAGCCGATGCGACGAAAGCGACACTCGCGACCAGCACCCCAAATTCAGGGAACATGAGCGCTCTTGATCTTTACCGCTATTACTACGGAGATGTGGATTTATATCAAAGTGAAGGCCACGCCAGTGCGAAACTCCAATGGGATTACGATAATCAATCCGATCTCGCAGCCTACTTGTCGCTGGCAAACTTTGCTCGCTCACCGGACACTCAAGAGCGTTATTTTGCCGCGCCTTCATTTGTTGGTGTGACAGGATCACCAATGGGAACCAGTGCCCGAGCTGTAGGCAATCCGGATATTAACTGGGAGCAACATCGTCGCGTCGAAGCGGGTGCAACTCAATCGAGCCCAATGTGGGTAGATTATGGACGAACACGTGGTCATGGATTGTCGTGGCAGTGGGATGCAATCGCCTATTATGACGATATAAAAGATTTCATCACCCGAGATAGAGCCAGAGGCCAAACGGACACAGGTGCGGCTGACTATGCTCGCATTTGGCGAAACGTAGACGCGACCATGAGCGGAGTGGATATAGATCTCAAAGCTAACTTAACGAAAAAATTGGCGTCCCGCTTAGCGCTTAACTTTACGGATGGCAAAAACACATCTGACGACAGAGCGCTTTATTATGTTGCCCCTTTTGAAGCCAATTTATTCTTTGATTACTTTGACTACCTTAACACGGGCGGAACATGGAATTTAGGGACTCAAATTCGATACGTAGCGGCTCAAAATGACGTTGATGACGACCCAACCTCAGGCAGTGGCTTTGATGCTGGGGAGACGGATGCATTTACCGTCATTAACTTGTACGCGTCAGCCCAAGTCTCTGACCGCGTTGGTGTCAAAATTGGCGTAAACAATCTCACCAACAAATCCTATACCGACTCAATGGCCAAATTTTCTTTAGAAGGCAACCGAGTGTTGGTAGAAGCTCCAGAACGACATTTTTATGCCGCTGTTACAGCCAACTTTTAA